In Campylobacter vulpis, a genomic segment contains:
- a CDS encoding MotA/TolQ/ExbB proton channel family protein has translation MELKSQEFSELVLPESKEKKGYLVYLKIIFIPTLLYAFVVLGYLKQINFQVEIHTLVMTGIIYLSALIFARHSAEYAYNIFEQQKDEFKQALKRYIMKHFLTIGKDTKSNANFDDFANAYIKGTRNENFAAVGATIFPMMGILGTFISIALSMPNFSSSSTEALEQEIALLLSGVGTAFYVSIYGIFLALWWIFFEKFGSSKIQRLLNRQKNSTEGFFWTKEELDLKYLSESLQHFDKIGTIFKQVSSDDFFSELDHTIERKFGIFQDMLNIEEKAIRLSSEHIKQSMSELSKMQRDQRDLGKLYSEMLNGVSLLNQNLKEVSTRMSEQYNRLLNISTEKITHLDKTLESFDDKIERFSKNFELYEKAMLESQEKVFNGFKTSLFEGMEKFKEIYEEEKNIDEKIELMDEFKKELNALDGETKEVIAKLEGKEVPKNEQQITQNDEALKKDDEK, from the coding sequence ATGGAGTTAAAATCACAAGAATTTTCAGAACTTGTTTTGCCTGAAAGTAAAGAAAAAAAGGGTTATTTAGTCTATCTTAAAATTATTTTTATCCCAACTTTGCTTTATGCCTTTGTTGTGCTTGGCTACTTAAAACAAATCAATTTTCAAGTCGAAATTCACACCCTTGTAATGACGGGCATTATCTATCTTAGCGCTTTAATTTTTGCTAGGCATAGTGCAGAATACGCCTATAATATCTTCGAGCAGCAAAAAGATGAATTTAAACAAGCTTTAAAGCGTTACATTATGAAACATTTTTTGACCATAGGTAAAGACACAAAGTCAAATGCAAATTTTGATGATTTTGCTAATGCCTACATTAAAGGGACGCGTAATGAAAATTTCGCCGCAGTGGGTGCGACTATCTTTCCTATGATGGGAATTTTAGGCACTTTCATTAGCATAGCTCTTTCTATGCCAAATTTTTCTTCTTCTAGCACAGAAGCCCTAGAGCAAGAAATAGCTCTGCTTTTAAGTGGAGTTGGCACGGCTTTTTACGTGTCGATTTATGGAATTTTTCTCGCTTTGTGGTGGATTTTCTTTGAAAAATTTGGTTCAAGCAAGATTCAAAGGCTCTTAAATCGTCAAAAAAATTCAACTGAAGGCTTTTTTTGGACAAAAGAAGAACTTGACTTAAAATATCTAAGTGAGAGTTTGCAACATTTTGATAAGATAGGGACTATCTTTAAACAGGTAAGCAGTGATGACTTTTTTAGCGAACTTGACCACACCATAGAGCGTAAATTTGGCATTTTTCAAGATATGTTAAATATCGAAGAAAAGGCGATTAGACTTAGTAGTGAGCATATTAAGCAAAGTATGAGTGAGCTTTCTAAAATGCAAAGAGACCAAAGAGATTTAGGAAAACTTTATAGCGAAATGCTAAACGGAGTCAGTTTGCTTAATCAAAATTTAAAAGAAGTCAGCACAAGAATGAGCGAACAATACAATAGACTTCTTAACATAAGCACCGAAAAAATCACACATTTAGATAAAACCTTAGAAAGTTTTGACGATAAAATCGAACGCTTTTCTAAAAATTTCGAACTTTATGAAAAAGCAATGCTAGAAAGTCAAGAAAAAGTCTTTAACGGCTTTAAAACAAGTCTTTTTGAGGGTATGGAGAAATTTAAAGAAATTTATGAGGAAGAAAAAAATATCGATGAAAAAATCGAATTAATGGACGAATTTAAAAAAGAATTAAACGCTTTAGATGGCGAAACAAAAGAAGTTATAGCCAAACTTGAAGGTAAAGAAGTGCCTAAAAATGAACA